A single window of Pirellulales bacterium DNA harbors:
- a CDS encoding 3-isopropylmalate dehydrogenase: MSTLKLAVIPGDGTGPEVTAEALKILNAVAPLENFKYETTHFDWGCERYLKTGETLPAGGADELRKFNAVFLGAVGHPDVAPGIIEKGLLLALRFELDQYINLRPVQLFPGVETPLAGKGPKDIDFVVVRENTEDLYCGVGGFLKKNTPDEVATQAAVYTRKGCERCIRWAFEYTRKRNNPKGKMLTLVAKTNVLTFGHDLWWRAFQAVAKDYPDVKADYNHVDACCMWMVKTPEYYDVIVTTNMFGDIITDLGAMIQGGLGVAAGGNINPDPGGVSMYEPMGGSAPKYTGQNVINPIAAIGAMSMLLEHSGQPKAAARVMKAVKHVTGTKMKSQAAGKMGYSTTQVGDLVCEAMVKG; this comes from the coding sequence ATGTCAACTTTGAAATTGGCCGTGATTCCCGGAGACGGCACCGGGCCGGAAGTGACTGCCGAGGCGCTCAAAATTTTGAACGCCGTGGCCCCGCTGGAAAATTTCAAGTACGAAACCACGCACTTCGATTGGGGCTGCGAGCGCTATTTGAAAACCGGCGAAACGCTCCCCGCCGGCGGCGCCGACGAGCTGCGGAAATTCAACGCCGTGTTTTTGGGCGCGGTCGGACATCCCGACGTGGCGCCGGGCATCATCGAAAAAGGGCTGCTGCTGGCGCTGCGGTTCGAGCTGGATCAGTACATCAACTTGCGGCCGGTGCAATTGTTTCCTGGCGTGGAAACTCCGCTGGCCGGCAAGGGGCCCAAGGACATCGACTTTGTCGTCGTCCGTGAGAACACGGAAGATTTGTATTGCGGCGTAGGCGGCTTTCTCAAAAAAAACACGCCCGACGAAGTGGCCACGCAGGCGGCGGTGTATACCCGCAAAGGTTGCGAGCGCTGCATTCGCTGGGCGTTTGAATACACCCGGAAGCGAAACAACCCCAAGGGGAAAATGCTGACGCTGGTGGCGAAAACCAACGTGCTGACCTTCGGGCACGATTTGTGGTGGCGGGCGTTTCAGGCCGTGGCGAAAGACTACCCCGACGTGAAGGCCGATTACAACCACGTCGACGCCTGCTGCATGTGGATGGTGAAAACGCCGGAGTATTACGATGTGATTGTCACCACCAACATGTTCGGCGACATCATCACCGACTTGGGAGCGATGATTCAAGGCGGGTTGGGCGTGGCGGCCGGCGGGAACATCAACCCTGACCCCGGCGGCGTGAGCATGTACGAACCGATGGGGGGCAGTGCGCCCAAGTATACCGGGCAGAACGTCATCAACCCCATTGCCGCCATCGGCGCGATGAGCATGCTGCTGGAACACAGCGGCCAACCGAAAGCCGCGGCCCGCGTGATGAAGGCCGTGAAGCACGTAACCGGCACGAAAATGAAAAGCCAGGCCGCCGGGAAGATGGGCTATAGCACGACG
- a CDS encoding HNH endonuclease has protein sequence MTAFAQGGLSSSVLVLNRFYMAVHVVNVRRALGLLFRELAEVIHFEEGQYANYNFETWLEISTMRAASKQQHEDWIRAVNFELQAPRVIRLLSYDKVPRQTLRFNRRNLFARDGNHCQYCGRVFPTSELSLDHVMPRSRGGETSWENVVCACVNCNVRKGGRTPHEAHMKLVRPPIKPKRSPLLSVKLDNPKYESWKTFVDSAYWTVDLK, from the coding sequence ATGACTGCATTCGCACAGGGCGGACTTAGTTCCAGCGTGTTAGTGCTCAATCGGTTTTACATGGCGGTTCACGTGGTCAACGTCCGCCGGGCGCTGGGCCTGTTGTTCCGCGAGCTGGCCGAAGTCATCCATTTCGAAGAAGGGCAGTACGCCAACTACAACTTCGAAACGTGGCTGGAAATCAGCACGATGCGGGCCGCCAGCAAGCAGCAGCACGAAGATTGGATTCGCGCCGTCAATTTCGAGTTGCAAGCCCCGCGCGTCATCCGTCTGCTTTCATATGATAAAGTGCCGCGGCAAACGCTGCGCTTCAACCGCCGCAACCTGTTCGCCCGCGACGGCAACCATTGCCAGTATTGCGGCAGGGTGTTCCCGACCAGCGAGCTGAGTTTAGATCACGTGATGCCCCGCAGCCGCGGCGGCGAAACCAGTTGGGAAAACGTGGTCTGCGCCTGCGTAAACTGCAACGTCCGCAAAGGGGGCCGGACTCCGCACGAAGCGCACATGAAGCTCGTGCGCCCGCCCATCAAGCCCAAGCGCAGCCCGCTGCTTTCGGTGAAGCTCGACAACCCGAAGTACGAAAGCTGGAAAACCTTCGTCGACAGTGCGTATTGGACCGTCGATTTGAAGTGA
- a CDS encoding DUF1854 domain-containing protein has translation MNNRVATHLNASDFHLQHDAFGQAVLTLPDGAQHVGVHAVRGFPISDPQRGIALCTAEGRELVWVDDLAQLPPAVRSAVEAELAQSEFLPKIQRILSISMQTDPSEWNVETDRGQTKFLLKSKDDVRRLDQDRALITDAHGVRYLIADATALDRTSRRILERYL, from the coding sequence GTGAATAACCGAGTTGCCACGCATCTGAATGCGTCCGATTTCCACTTGCAGCACGACGCTTTCGGTCAAGCGGTGCTCACCCTGCCCGATGGCGCCCAGCATGTGGGCGTGCATGCCGTGCGCGGCTTTCCGATTTCCGATCCGCAGCGCGGCATCGCGCTCTGTACGGCCGAGGGGCGCGAACTGGTGTGGGTCGACGATCTGGCCCAATTGCCGCCGGCGGTGCGCAGCGCCGTCGAAGCGGAATTGGCCCAGTCGGAATTTCTGCCGAAGATCCAGCGCATTTTGAGCATCTCCATGCAGACCGACCCGAGCGAATGGAATGTGGAAACCGACCGGGGCCAAACTAAGTTTTTGCTGAAAAGCAAGGACGACGTGCGCCGGCTCGACCAAGATCGGGCGCTGATTACCGACGCCCACGGGGTCCGCTATCTAATTGCCGACGCCACCGCGCTGGACCGCACTAGCCGCCGCATCTTGGAGCGGTATTTATAA
- a CDS encoding ABC transporter ATP-binding protein, which produces MDFKSDSWKALPPVWQASLSAQLAGDESLLGWFETDLDSQLHYAPGLVALTNKRMLAYCPQKQALAVTPAAASPSKLNGHLSQWQSWPLAADLKLHAIDQAAVGTLELCDATSRLASWRYTAARSAFARRLESQCAAIQSQRGKLSTEVVVLPTVCPSCGAIITSSDGICAACAPVAPPAPVSSLFRLFAFAKPRALMVVLGLLLTFAGTAASLVPLYLTMPLINNVLVPRFNGQAVSVQLACWYLVGLFGSAVLAWLLNWGRLYVTSWVSERIASDLRTRTYAHLQCLSLEFFGGKRTGDLMSRISNDTDRICVFLSVSLVDFISDSVMIVMAAAVLIYTSPMLALCTLVTFPIIVWLVYGVRRRLRHGFDQSTVATAHLNNVLADTIPGIRVVKAFAQEQREIERFDRANAHLVSINDGVNIVWSFFGPIISFLTELGLLAVWAFSVWLIFHDQITLGVISLFTGAIGRFYARLESMLRIVYTTQRAAASSHRIFEILDRVPSVPEPVNPVHPARLQGRIELRGVRFKYGTREVLHGINLQIEPGEMIGLVGPTGAGKSTLINLICRFFDVAEGAILVDGVDIRSYPVAEYRKHIGLVLQDPFLFYGTIAENIAYGRPNASQAEIVAAARAARAHEFILQLPDGYDSLVGERGQSLSGGERQRISIARAILIDPRILILDEATSSVDTETEREIQIALDNLIRGRTTIAIAHRLSTLRKADRLVVVERGRIAEIGKHAELLREEGAYARLHKAQMELVQGIGV; this is translated from the coding sequence TTGGACTTCAAATCCGATTCCTGGAAGGCTTTGCCCCCAGTCTGGCAAGCGTCGTTGTCGGCGCAATTAGCCGGCGACGAATCGCTGCTCGGATGGTTCGAAACCGATCTCGATAGCCAACTACATTACGCCCCGGGGTTGGTGGCGCTGACGAACAAACGGATGCTGGCTTACTGCCCGCAAAAACAGGCTCTCGCTGTTACGCCGGCAGCGGCTTCTCCCTCGAAGCTCAACGGCCACCTCAGCCAGTGGCAAAGTTGGCCACTTGCCGCGGATTTGAAGTTGCACGCCATCGATCAGGCCGCCGTGGGCACTTTGGAATTGTGCGATGCAACGAGCCGTTTGGCATCTTGGCGATACACCGCGGCCCGCAGCGCATTCGCCCGGCGATTGGAATCGCAATGCGCGGCAATTCAATCGCAGCGTGGCAAGTTGTCGACTGAAGTGGTGGTTCTTCCCACGGTTTGTCCCAGTTGCGGCGCCATCATCACCAGCAGCGACGGCATTTGTGCGGCGTGCGCTCCCGTGGCGCCGCCGGCTCCGGTTTCGTCATTGTTCCGGTTGTTTGCATTCGCCAAGCCGCGAGCGCTGATGGTTGTTCTCGGATTGTTGCTCACCTTTGCCGGAACGGCGGCGTCGCTGGTCCCTTTGTACTTGACCATGCCGCTGATCAATAACGTGCTGGTCCCGCGTTTTAACGGCCAGGCGGTGTCGGTGCAACTAGCGTGTTGGTATTTGGTCGGATTATTTGGATCGGCGGTTTTGGCGTGGCTATTGAATTGGGGACGCCTATACGTTACCAGCTGGGTGAGCGAGCGAATCGCCAGCGATTTGCGCACTCGCACGTATGCGCACTTGCAGTGTTTATCGTTGGAGTTTTTCGGCGGCAAGCGCACGGGCGATTTAATGTCGCGCATCAGCAACGATACCGACCGCATTTGCGTATTCCTTTCGGTCAGCCTGGTCGATTTTATCAGCGATTCGGTGATGATTGTCATGGCTGCGGCCGTGCTGATTTACACCAGCCCCATGTTGGCATTATGCACGTTGGTGACATTTCCGATTATCGTTTGGCTGGTGTATGGCGTGCGTCGGCGATTGCGGCACGGCTTCGATCAATCCACGGTTGCCACCGCCCATTTGAACAACGTGCTGGCCGACACCATCCCCGGCATTCGCGTCGTTAAAGCGTTTGCTCAGGAACAACGCGAAATTGAACGCTTCGACCGTGCCAACGCGCATCTGGTTTCGATCAACGATGGCGTGAATATCGTCTGGTCGTTTTTTGGGCCGATCATTAGTTTTCTCACGGAATTGGGCCTGTTGGCGGTTTGGGCTTTCAGCGTGTGGTTGATTTTTCATGATCAAATCACGCTGGGTGTCATTTCGCTGTTCACGGGCGCCATCGGCCGATTTTACGCCCGCTTGGAATCCATGCTGCGAATCGTCTATACCACGCAGCGGGCGGCCGCCAGCTCGCACCGGATTTTTGAAATTCTGGATCGGGTGCCCAGCGTGCCGGAACCGGTGAACCCGGTTCATCCCGCTCGGCTGCAAGGTCGCATCGAACTTCGCGGCGTGCGGTTCAAATACGGCACCCGCGAAGTGCTGCACGGCATTAATTTGCAAATCGAACCGGGCGAGATGATCGGCCTGGTGGGCCCCACGGGCGCGGGCAAAAGCACGCTCATCAATTTAATCTGCCGTTTTTTCGATGTGGCCGAAGGGGCGATTTTGGTCGACGGCGTCGACATTCGCTCCTATCCGGTGGCCGAGTATCGCAAGCACATCGGTCTGGTGCTGCAAGACCCGTTTTTGTTTTACGGCACGATTGCAGAGAACATTGCGTACGGCCGGCCCAATGCCTCGCAGGCCGAAATCGTGGCTGCCGCCCGTGCGGCCCGGGCTCACGAATTCATTTTGCAATTGCCCGACGGGTACGATTCGTTGGTCGGCGAGCGCGGGCAATCGCTTTCCGGCGGCGAGCGGCAGCGAATTTCCATCGCCCGCGCGATTTTGATCGATCCGCGAATCTTGATCCTCGACGAAGCCACCTCGTCGGTCGATACCGAAACGGAGCGCGAAATTCAAATCGCGCTCGATAACCTCATCCGCGGACGCACCACCATCGCCATTGCCCACAGGTTAAGCACGCTGCGCAAAGCCGATCGATTGGTCGTGGTCGAACGGGGTCGCATTGCGGAAATTGGCAAACATGCGGAGTTGCTCCGGGAAGAAGGCGCTTACGCCCGGCTGCACAAGGCCCAAATGGAACTGGTGCAGGGCATTGGCGTGTGA